Part of the Arthrobacter gengyunqii genome is shown below.
AGTCCCTGGACGTGGAGCGCGCTGCCGACGTGCTGGAAGAGATGGATCCCGACGACGCCGCGGACCTGCTCAACGAACTGCCGGAGGACCAGAAGGAAGAGCTCCTGCAGCTGATGGAACCCGAGGACGCACGCGATGTCCGGCGGCTGCTGAAGTATGAGGAAGACACCGCCGGTTCGCTGATGACGCCCGTTCCGGTCATCCTGCCGCCTGAGGCAACGGTCGCCGAAGCGCTCGCCCATGTGCGCCGTGAAGAGCTGACCCCGGCCCTGGCTTCCTCGATTTACGTGTGCCGGCCTCCGCTGGAGACGCCCACGGGACGGTACCTCGGCGTCGTGCACATCCAGCAGCTGCTGCGCTCGGCTCCTCCGGAGGCGCTGGGGAATATCCTTGATACTGATTTGGAGCCGGTCCGGGACTACGCGAGCATCAGCGAGGTCTCCCGGATGCTCGCCACTTACAACCTCAATTCGCTGCCCGTCGTCAACGACACCGGCCGCCTGGTGGGGGCAGTGACCGTGGATGACGTCCTGGACCACCTGCTCCCCGATGACTGGCGCGCCTCCGACGATGCCCCGACAAATGCTAAACAGGGAAGGACCCATGGCTGAAAGAGTAAAGTCCCAGACCAGCGGCCTGGACACGCCCCGGACCGCCCGCACGCGTTGGTTGCCTCGGCTCTCCCCAAACCCGGACGCCTTCGGCCACGCCACGGAGAACTTCGCCCGGTTCATGGGAACGCCCACGTTCCTCGTCTACATGACCGTGTTCTGCGCGGTCTGGCTGATCTGGAATACCTGGGGTCCGGAACCGCTGCGCTTTGACGACATTGCGCTGGGTTTCACACTGCTGACCCTCATGCTCTCGCTGCAGGCTTCCTACGCTGCACCCCTTCTCCTGCTGGCCCAGAACCGGCAGGATGACCGGGACCGCGTCTCGGTTCGCCAGGACCGTGAACGCGCCGAACGCAACCTGATGGACACGGAATACCTGACTCGGGAAATTGCCGAGCTGCGGATTGCCCTGCGCGAAGTCGCCACGCGTGACTACGTGCGTTCAGAGCTCCGAAGCCTCCTTGAGGAACTGCTCGAGGCCAACAACAGCGAAGCATCCGAGGACGCTCCCGCTAAGCGCAACCAGCGCCGTCGTCCTGAGTCTTCGG
Proteins encoded:
- a CDS encoding DUF1003 domain-containing protein, which produces MAERVKSQTSGLDTPRTARTRWLPRLSPNPDAFGHATENFARFMGTPTFLVYMTVFCAVWLIWNTWGPEPLRFDDIALGFTLLTLMLSLQASYAAPLLLLAQNRQDDRDRVSVRQDRERAERNLMDTEYLTREIAELRIALREVATRDYVRSELRSLLEELLEANNSEASEDAPAKRNQRRRPESSGSSAATEHMPKLNPGGREN